A genomic region of Salvelinus namaycush isolate Seneca chromosome 7, SaNama_1.0, whole genome shotgun sequence contains the following coding sequences:
- the LOC120050266 gene encoding small muscular protein-like — MEQQQKLNRVTEQQQKRNRANLNIPMGALRPGAGHPVKRREETVDTEEAPPPDPLQEATALSPEEKKPLPGSMKLPGPAVNLSELQNVKSELRWVTKD, encoded by the exons atggagcagcaacagaaactaaacaGAGTGACGGAGCAGCAACAGAAACGAaacaga GCAAATCTAAATATTCCGATGGGAGCGCTGCGTCCAGGGGCGGGACATCCTgtcaagaggagagaggagactgtagacacagaggag GCTCCTCCCCCAGACCCCCTGCAGGAAGCCACGGCCCTGTCGCCAGAGGAGAAGAAGCCATTGCCAGGATCCATGAAGCTTCCTGGTCCAGCAGTCAACCTATCAGAGCTGCAGAACGTCAAGAGTGAACTACGATGGGTCACCAAGGACTAA